Proteins from a genomic interval of Solidesulfovibrio sp.:
- a CDS encoding TetR/AcrR family transcriptional regulator has product MSGVKIIPIGQPRTVRERLLESLGDLLARQGFDGLSLETAARAAGLERAVLLRHFQDLDDMVTAFGQSAAFWPPVSELRAELAERFASLPPRLQLSHFFKATIRGLLARPRTLDILAWELMSRNRYTRLLEYPRVRCALEFFESVTGEVPDSLDLTAVVAVLGGAAMFLTVRSRQSGVFGGLNLYDDEDRHRVDRVIDMIVAGILREADVR; this is encoded by the coding sequence ATGTCCGGGGTCAAGATCATTCCCATCGGCCAGCCGCGCACCGTGCGCGAGCGGCTCCTCGAATCCCTGGGCGATCTGCTCGCCCGGCAGGGTTTCGACGGGCTGTCCCTGGAGACCGCGGCCAGGGCGGCGGGGCTGGAGCGGGCCGTGCTGCTGCGCCATTTCCAGGATCTCGACGACATGGTCACGGCTTTCGGCCAGTCCGCCGCCTTCTGGCCGCCGGTATCCGAACTGCGCGCCGAGCTGGCCGAGCGGTTCGCCAGCCTGCCGCCGCGCCTGCAGCTGTCCCATTTCTTCAAGGCCACCATCCGGGGGCTGCTGGCCCGGCCGCGCACCCTGGACATCCTGGCCTGGGAACTGATGTCGCGAAACCGCTACACGCGGCTGTTGGAATATCCCCGGGTGCGTTGCGCCCTGGAGTTTTTCGAGTCCGTCACCGGCGAGGTGCCCGATTCCCTGGACCTCACGGCCGTGGTGGCCGTGCTTGGCGGCGCGGCCATGTTCCTCACGGTCCGCTCCCGCCAAAGCGGGGTGTTCGGCGGGCTCAACCTGTACGACGACGAGGACCGCCACCGCGTGGACCGGGTCATCGACATGATCGTGGCCGGCATCCTGCGCGAGGCCGACGTCCGCTGA
- a CDS encoding MauE/DoxX family redox-associated membrane protein: MRLVFFLLRAALGVLFLVAAWDKIADPLAFAKIIRNYQLLPEMLVGGVALVLPWIEVVVGMCLLVGLFSRGAGLSATLMMAVFLSAMAWAWHKGISTQCGCFTTKADDAISARTFVRDGSILALALAVTVDAFLRARRA, from the coding sequence ATGAGGCTGGTTTTTTTCCTGTTGCGCGCCGCCCTGGGCGTGCTCTTCCTGGTCGCGGCCTGGGACAAGATCGCCGATCCGCTGGCGTTCGCCAAGATCATCCGCAACTACCAGCTGTTGCCGGAGATGCTTGTGGGCGGCGTGGCCCTGGTGTTGCCCTGGATCGAGGTGGTGGTGGGCATGTGCCTGCTGGTGGGGCTTTTTTCGCGCGGGGCCGGCCTTTCGGCCACGCTCATGATGGCGGTGTTCCTTTCGGCCATGGCCTGGGCCTGGCACAAGGGCATCAGCACGCAATGCGGCTGCTTCACCACCAAGGCCGACGACGCCATCTCCGCCAGGACCTTCGTGCGCGACGGCTCCATCCTGGCCCTGGCCCTGGCCGTGACCGTGGACGCCTTCCTGCGGGCCCGGCGGGCCTGA
- a CDS encoding rhodanese-like domain-containing protein, with product MAQARRLTPVWLELMLILVLGVGLAVAMNMAREEPLPWVIDFAALDRREALRRGLETVDAHAARIMLGKPGVVFVDARTPEEFAMGHVPGAKSLPQEAMYDDLDAAAKALKLSSDDRLMVYCGNVLCDKSKELAEALRTAGFAYVTVVTDGFDGWLAAGGASEGGL from the coding sequence ATGGCGCAGGCGCGGCGGCTGACCCCGGTGTGGCTGGAACTGATGCTGATCCTCGTGTTGGGGGTGGGGCTGGCCGTGGCCATGAACATGGCCCGGGAGGAGCCCCTGCCCTGGGTGATCGATTTCGCCGCCCTGGACCGCCGCGAGGCGCTCAGGAGGGGCCTGGAAACCGTGGACGCCCACGCCGCCCGGATCATGCTCGGCAAGCCGGGCGTGGTCTTCGTCGACGCGCGCACCCCCGAGGAATTCGCCATGGGCCATGTGCCCGGCGCCAAAAGCCTGCCCCAGGAGGCCATGTACGACGACCTCGACGCGGCGGCCAAGGCCTTGAAGCTTTCCTCCGACGACAGGCTCATGGTGTATTGCGGCAACGTGCTGTGCGACAAGAGCAAGGAACTGGCCGAGGCCCTGCGCACGGCCGGGTTCGCGTACGTCACGGTGGTCACGGACGGTTTCGACGGCTGGCTGGCGGCCGGCGGCGCCTCGGAGGGCGGGCTATGA
- a CDS encoding rhodanese-like domain-containing protein — protein sequence MSRPAAPDPIQNASADAVRQLLDTSRQDELTLLDVRLEPEYEEFHLPGARLMPLPDLPDHLEALDRDRPVVVYCRSGGRSAAAAKLLAGAGFPRVVNMLGGVMAWQGAAAVGAPDTGMTLLRGDEAPEAILRAALAMEAALGGFYRALAGQAADADTRAAFERLAGFEERHLHYVHTLYRKATGDETELAALLSGASGDLEGGLPGARFLEQLGGAPASAREALELAASVEAQALDLYARLARKADAPESAALYATLAQEEKAHLRAVSNLMKQLA from the coding sequence ATGTCTCGCCCAGCCGCCCCGGACCCCATCCAGAACGCCTCGGCCGATGCGGTGCGACAGCTCCTCGACACGTCCCGGCAAGACGAACTGACGCTGCTCGACGTGCGCCTGGAACCCGAATACGAGGAATTCCATCTGCCCGGCGCCAGGCTCATGCCCTTGCCGGATTTGCCCGACCACCTGGAGGCCCTCGACCGCGACCGGCCGGTGGTGGTCTATTGCCGCTCCGGCGGCCGTAGCGCCGCCGCGGCCAAGCTGTTGGCCGGGGCGGGCTTTCCCCGCGTCGTCAACATGCTCGGCGGGGTCATGGCCTGGCAGGGCGCGGCCGCCGTGGGCGCCCCGGACACCGGCATGACGCTGCTTCGCGGCGACGAGGCGCCCGAGGCCATCCTTCGCGCGGCGCTGGCCATGGAAGCGGCGCTGGGCGGCTTCTACCGGGCCCTGGCCGGGCAGGCGGCCGACGCCGACACCCGCGCCGCCTTCGAACGCCTGGCCGGCTTCGAGGAGCGCCACCTCCACTACGTCCACACCCTCTACCGCAAGGCCACGGGCGACGAAACGGAACTGGCCGCACTCCTGTCGGGCGCTTCCGGCGACCTGGAAGGCGGCCTGCCCGGCGCGCGCTTCCTCGAACAGCTCGGCGGCGCGCCGGCATCGGCCCGGGAAGCCCTGGAACTGGCCGCCTCGGTGGAGGCGCAGGCCCTGGACCTCTATGCCCGGCTGGCCCGAAAGGCCGACGCCCCGGAATCGGCCGCGCTCTACGCCACGCTCGCCCAGGAGGAAAAAGCCCACCTGCGTGCCGTGTCCAACCTCATGAAACAACTCGCCTAA
- a CDS encoding YccF domain-containing protein codes for MQPVNFLMNLLWLLLGGFWMAIGWYLAGVLMAITIIGIPWTRACFVLGNLSLWPFGKEVVDRRHVSGEDIGTGALGLVGNIIWFVLAGVWLAIGHLLAAVANFLTIIGIPFALQHLKLAGLALAPIGKTVIDKRY; via the coding sequence ATGCAGCCCGTCAATTTCCTCATGAACCTCCTGTGGCTTCTCCTCGGCGGCTTCTGGATGGCCATCGGCTGGTACCTGGCCGGCGTGCTCATGGCCATCACCATCATCGGCATTCCCTGGACCCGGGCCTGCTTCGTGCTCGGCAACCTGTCGCTTTGGCCCTTCGGCAAGGAAGTCGTGGACCGCCGCCACGTCTCGGGCGAGGACATCGGCACCGGGGCGCTGGGGCTTGTCGGCAACATCATCTGGTTCGTCCTGGCCGGGGTCTGGCTGGCCATCGGCCATCTGCTGGCGGCCGTGGCCAACTTCCTCACCATCATCGGCATCCCCTTCGCCCTGCAGCACCTCAAACTGGCCGGCCTGGCCCTGGCCCCCATCGGCAAGACGGTCATCGACAAGCGGTACTGA
- a CDS encoding DMT family transporter — MQSAYLILALAAGMFMPVQAGINAKLAGVVDGAIAAAFVSFFVGTLALGLVLTALGQGVPLSRAVPGTPWWYWVGGSLGAFFVTATVILAPRIGAGAMIALTLAGQIAASMALDHFGLLGFPHIPFDGKRLVGSLLLAAGVYLIRF; from the coding sequence ATGCAATCGGCCTATCTGATCCTGGCCCTGGCCGCCGGCATGTTCATGCCCGTGCAGGCCGGCATCAACGCGAAGCTGGCCGGGGTGGTGGACGGCGCCATCGCGGCGGCCTTCGTGTCCTTTTTCGTGGGGACCCTGGCCCTGGGGCTGGTGCTGACCGCCCTGGGCCAGGGGGTGCCCCTGTCCCGGGCCGTGCCGGGCACACCGTGGTGGTACTGGGTCGGCGGTTCGCTGGGGGCGTTTTTCGTCACGGCCACGGTGATCCTGGCCCCGCGCATCGGCGCCGGGGCCATGATCGCCCTGACCCTGGCCGGCCAGATCGCCGCCTCCATGGCCCTGGACCACTTCGGCCTGCTGGGCTTTCCCCACATCCCCTTCGACGGCAAGCGCCTGGTGGGCAGCCTGTTGCTCGCGGCCGGGGTCTATCTCATCCGGTTCTAG
- a CDS encoding class I SAM-dependent methyltransferase: MDACPADALHGYYRWHARIYDATRWSFLFGRDRLVRRAAEALGPRHDAALRVVEVGCGTGRNLRRLAGVFPGAGLTGIDLCRPMIDRARRAVAGQAGRVDLVCEAYAPGSFEPASADLIVFSYSLSMFNPGFEAALDAARGHLAPGGLVAVADFRHSPRAWFRAWMGVNHVRLDDQLLPELTRRFAVTAVETRPAYGGLWTYFLFLGRRGTPRTG; the protein is encoded by the coding sequence ATGGACGCCTGCCCCGCCGATGCCCTGCACGGTTATTACCGGTGGCATGCCCGCATCTACGACGCCACGCGCTGGAGCTTCCTGTTCGGCCGCGACCGGCTCGTGCGCCGGGCCGCCGAGGCGCTTGGGCCACGCCACGACGCGGCCCTTCGCGTGGTCGAGGTCGGCTGCGGCACCGGGCGCAACCTGCGCCGTCTGGCCGGGGTGTTTCCCGGGGCCGGCCTGACCGGCATCGACCTGTGCCGGCCGATGATCGACCGGGCCAGGCGGGCCGTGGCCGGGCAGGCCGGCCGGGTGGACCTCGTGTGCGAGGCCTACGCGCCCGGGAGCTTCGAGCCGGCCTCGGCCGACCTGATCGTGTTTTCCTACAGCCTGTCCATGTTCAATCCCGGCTTCGAGGCGGCCCTCGACGCGGCGCGCGGCCACCTGGCCCCGGGGGGCCTCGTCGCCGTGGCCGATTTCCGCCATTCGCCCCGGGCCTGGTTTCGGGCCTGGATGGGCGTCAACCACGTGCGCCTGGACGACCAGCTGCTGCCCGAGCTGACCCGCCGCTTCGCCGTGACGGCCGTCGAGACCCGGCCGGCCTACGGCGGGCTGTGGACGTATTTCCTGTTCCTGGGACGCCGCGGCACCCCTAGAACCGGATGA